A single Cottoperca gobio chromosome 3, fCotGob3.1, whole genome shotgun sequence DNA region contains:
- the swap70a gene encoding switch-associated protein 70 has translation MWLRDELLKSIWHAFTALDVDQRGKVSKSQLKVLSHNLCTMMKIPHDPVALEEHFKDDDKGPLSNQGYMPYLNRFILDKVREDFDVLEFNKICWTLCYKKNICTKHLLISDDNAFKVWCIFNFLSEDKYPLVIITEEIEYFLKKLMEAMGSGWSEEKFADYRLQLSTKNNHLNAWELIELVGMGYFSKGMNYQTLSMGIIEVFQELILDVLKQGYMMKKGHKRKNWIERWFVLRPNSLSYYVCEDLVEKKGDIILDRTCCVESLPDKESKKCLFIIKCTDKSFEISASDKKKKQEWLQAIQTCIQLLRLGLPSPHREALLRRRELRQRQQADEDDLAERMKKLQATNENKQRELEGMKKKMEEASAKAAVEEHRREQTQLDLQDRHRLDLEMVRQQMEEQVAQKSSELEQYLQRVRELEDMYHRLEEALEDERHAKQAEEAMHKLQARLLEEEVAKRAEMEQIHLQQQRALSQTEAEKRELVAEQLAKERDLQAAKLQLETLESERHGALEQYEKVLRKLERAANKTKTWKDKVAKHEGLVRLIQPGHKGPQRITNWGPASFTDAELELRKKSWQESKNQGAQAQ, from the exons GTGCTATCCCACAACCTGTGCACAATGATGAAGATCCCTCATGACCCTGTGGCCCTTGAAGAGCATTTCAAAGATGATGATAAAGGTCCTCTGTCCAACCAGGGCTACATGCCTTACCTCAACAGGTTTATTCTTGACAAG GTGCGGGAGGATTTTGATGTACTGGAGTTCAACAAGATATGCTGGACACTGTGTTACAAGAAAAATATCTGCACTAAACACCTACTCATCTCAGATGACAATGCTTTCAAAGTCTGGTGCATTTTCAACTTTCTGTCAGAAGACAAATACCCACTTGTCATCATTACTGAAGAG ATTGAGTACTTCCTGAAAAAGCTGATGGAGGCCATGGGGAGTGGATGGAGCGAGGAGAAGTTTGCAGACTACAGACTGCAGTTGAGCACAAAGAATAACCACCTGAATGCCTGGGAGCTGATTGAACTGGTGGGGATGGGTTACTTCAGCAAGGGCATGAACTACCAGACCCTGTCCATGGGCATCATTGAGGTCTTCCAAGAGCTCATACTGGATGTGCTCAAGCAG GGCTACATGATGAAAAAGGGACACAAAAGGAAGAACTGGATTGAGCGCTGGTTTGTCCTTCGACCCAACTCACTGTCATACTATGTGTGTGAGGACCTtgtggagaagaaaggagacatCATTCTGGACCGAACCTGCTGTGTGGAG tCGCTGCCGGATAAAGAAAGCAAGAAATGTCTGTTCATAATCAAGTGCACTGATAAAAGCTTTGAGATCAGCGCAtcagacaaaaagaagaagcaggaatGGCTTCAAG CTATTCAAACGTGCATCCAACTGCTGAGGTTGGGGCTGCCGTCTCCTCACCGCGAAGCCCTGTTAAGGCGCAGGGAGCTCCGGCAGAGGCAGCAGGCCGACGAAGACGACCTGGCAGAAAGAATGAAGAAACTCCAGGCGACCAATgagaacaaacagagagagctgGAGGGGATGAAGAAG AAAATGGAAGAGGCTTCGGCTAAAGCAGCAGTAGAGGAGCACAGGAGGGAGCAGACTCAGTTAGACCTGCAGGATCGCCACAGACTCGACCTGGAAATG GTGCGTCagcagatggaggagcaggtggctcagaagtCCAGTGAACTGGAGCAGTACCTGCAGCGCGTCCGCGAGCTGGAGGACATGTACCACCGACTGGAGGAGGCCTTAGAGGACGAGAGGCACGCCAAGCAGGCTGAGGAGGCCATGCACAAGCTGCAGGCCAG gctgctggaggaggaggtagCAAAGAGGGCAGAGATGGAGCAGatccacctgcagcagcagagggcgCTGTCTCAGACTGAGGCTGAGAAGCGGGAGCTGGTGGCCGAGCAGCTGGCCAAAGAGAGAGACCTGCAGGCAGCCAAGCTGCAGCTGGAGACGCTGGAGAGCGAGCGGCATGGAGCGCTGGAGCAGTACGAG AAGGTGTTGAGGAAGCTTGAACGAGCAGCTAACAAGACAAAGACTTGGAAGGACAAGGTGGCCAAACATGAGGGGCTGGTGCGTCTCATCCAGCCAG GTCATAAAGGTCCTCAGAGGATCACTAACTGGGGTCCGGCTTCATTCACCGACGCTGAGCTGGAGCTGAGGAAGAAGTCGTGGCAGGAGAGTAAGAACCAGGGCGCTCAGGCTCAGTGA